GAACTTGGAAAAGTTCTTGTAAAGACAGGAGCCCTCAGATTTGGAACTTTCACACTCACTAGTAGGAGGATGAGTTCATATTATATTGATCTACGTATTGTGCCCAGTTTTCCTGAAATTTTCAATAAGACAGTAGATGTTTTTGTTGAAGCTCTTAAAAATATGGTGGGTCTTAAAAATATAGATGCTATTGGTGGGATACCTACTGCTGGTTTAACTTTTGCAACAGCTGTAGCATATGACTTAAAAAAACCTTTAATATATGTTAGAAAAGAGGCGAGGAAACACGGCGCTTTAAAGAAAGTTGAAGGGTTACTACAACCGGGTTGGAGAGTTACAATATTGGATGATTTGATAACTACGGGTAACTCCATCCTTAAAACTGCAAAGGCTATAAAAAGTGAAGGGGGAATAGTCGAAAATGCCTTAGTCTTGATCGATAGGATGGAAGGAGGTAAAGAGAGATTAGCAACTTTTCAAATAAAACTTAAAACTCTTGCAAAGATAACGGAAATTGCAGACTTACTTTATGATAAGGATATAATTGATATCGATCAAAGAATGGCAATCTATAATATGGTTAAAAGTGATGTTTGATTTTAGTATATCATTAACTCTTTCTCTTCCAATAAGTTATGTAGATTGCTAACGGCTTGGTAAACTTCGGCTTCCTTTTTTGCGCCTGTGCAAACAAGTTTACCACTAGCAAAGAGAAGAATAACAGTTTTAGGTTCTCTCATCCTATGGATTAATCCGGGAAATTGCTCTGGTTCG
The genomic region above belongs to Candidatus Methylarchaceae archaeon HK02M2 and contains:
- the pyrE gene encoding orotate phosphoribosyltransferase; translated protein: MGWDQKRFKLVEELGKVLVKTGALRFGTFTLTSRRMSSYYIDLRIVPSFPEIFNKTVDVFVEALKNMVGLKNIDAIGGIPTAGLTFATAVAYDLKKPLIYVRKEARKHGALKKVEGLLQPGWRVTILDDLITTGNSILKTAKAIKSEGGIVENALVLIDRMEGGKERLATFQIKLKTLAKITEIADLLYDKDIIDIDQRMAIYNMVKSDV